One segment of Chelmon rostratus isolate fCheRos1 chromosome 17, fCheRos1.pri, whole genome shotgun sequence DNA contains the following:
- the LOC121620323 gene encoding primary amine oxidase, liver isozyme-like → MVERRMNSLVKWALILFVLVSIILNIILIGIHSSKAPKCTTQRIHPLRGKHDERSLVFADLTREEYLQVQQYMLKQKDLDISTNQLTKPSENFLFLIDLSLPKKADVLAYLDAKGAKPVREATVVVFCGAKGYIKEYVVWPLPNPAHHRDVTKERYNMDLPITARTVTVGEYALLFKFFEVEVFSKLKKLMKESFDVHEDKTLNAFEQMPRGVRSGDRKTWVSFFRDMDGMYIHPVGFEVLVNHESVNASDWRVERLLYNGQYVDTVEALKEKYDKGSIKKIVYKESPDYGSLKPRQKPLQIGPQQFYAEGKRYSISKNHVLYLDWSFAFGLSSLTGMRVFDVRFKGERIAYELSVQEAMSVYGSVTPGMILTKFLDSSIGVGRFAHELARGVDCPYEATYVDTYRYIDVPAPVRFRNSICVFEHNMGQPLRRHFSDFFHNSYGGMVNSALVFRTITAIGNYDYMWDFIFYQTGSVEAKVHATGYISSSYLVDGSLRHGHQVAEKVLGNIHTHFISFKVDLDVLGVKNVFQTKDMEYVNVSMPWMPDHYAMVPQLVEKQLKTEQEAALRYDTKSPRYLHIASQKTNRWGHQRSYRLQVFSFVGDHLPESQAEERAMSWARYKVAITKHKDLEQTSSSLYSQNNIWTPAIDFSKYIEDNESIEDEDLVAWVTTGFLHIPHSEDIPNTVTVGNGGGVLLRPHNYFDEDPSIHSADGVYINVGAEDSCEHNRMACLAQETCSPVLEPFTFHGFDGVMKFEDWTE, encoded by the exons ATGGTAGAACGGAGAATGAACTCTCTAGTGAAGTGGGCGCTCATCCTCTTCGTCCTCGTTTCCATCATCCTGAACATCATCCTGATCGGTATCCACTCCAGCAAGGCACCCAAATGTACCACTCAGCGTATCCACCCACTGCGGGGCAAACACGACGAGCGCAGTCTCGTGTTCGCGGACCTCACTCGGGAGGAGTACTTGCAGGTCCAGCAGTACATGCTCAAGCAGAAAGACTTGGACATATCCACCAACCAGCTGACCAAGCCATCGGaaaatttcttgtttttaatagACCTATCCCTGCCCAAGAAAGCAGACGTGCTGGCTTACTTGGACGCGAAAGGTGCCAAGCCGGTTAGAGAGGCGACGGTGGTGGTCTTCTGCGGCGCAAAAGGCTACATTAAGGAGTACGTAGTGTGGCCCCTTCCCAACCCAGCACACCACAGAGATGTCACAAAGGAGAGGTACAACATGGACCTGCCTATTACTGCGCGCACTGTCACCGTCGGGGAATACGCCTTGCTTTTCAAGTTTTTTGAGGTTGAGGTCTTCTCCAAACTGAAGAAGCTCATGAAAGAGAGCTTCGACGTGCATGAGGACAAAACGCTGAACGCGTTCGAGCAGATGCCCCGCGGAGTCCGATCCGGGGATAGAAAGACCTGGGTGTCTTTCTTCAGGGATATGGACGGCATGTACATCCACCCGGTGGGCTTTGAGGTGCTGGTGAACCATGAGAGCGTGAACGCGTCCGACTGGAGAGTGGAGCGGCTGCTTTATAACGGTCAATACGTGGACACCGTAGAAGCACTTAAAGAGAAATATGACAAGGGGTCTATCAAGAAAATAGTTTACAAAGAGTCGCCTGACTACGGTTCACTAAAACCCAGACAGAAGCCTCTGCAGATCGGCCCGCAACAGTTTTACGCCGAGGGGAAGCGCTACAGCATCAGCAAAAACCACGTCCTGTACCTGGACTGGAGCTTCGCCTTCGGACTCAGCTCTCTCACGGGCATGAGGGTTTTTGATGTGCGATTCAAGGGTGAGAGGATAGCCTACGAGCTGAGTGTGCAGGAGGCTATGTCGGTGTACGGTTCAGTGACTCCAGGGATGATCCTGACCAAGTTTCTGGATTCAAGCATCGGGGTAGGGCGCTTTGCGCACGAACTGGCTCGCGGCGTGGACTGCCCATACGAAGCCACGTACGTGGATACATACCGCTACATCGATGTCCCAGCCCCGGTCAGATTTAGGAACTCAATCTGCGTGTTTGAGCACAACATGGGTCAGCCCCTACGGAGGCACTTCTCTGACTTTTTCCACAACAGTTACGGGGGGATGGTGAACAGCGCCCTGGTGTTTAGGACCATCACAGCTATAGGAAACTATGACTACATGTGGGATTTCATCTTCTACCAGACCGGATCAGTGGAGGCCAAGGTGCACGCCACCGGCTACATCTCCTCTTCTTACCTAGTGGATGGGAGCCTGAGGCACGGACACCAGGTGGCGGAGAAGGTGCTGGGAAACATCCACACGCACTTCATCAGCTTTAAAGTGGACCTGGATGTGTTGG gggTGAAGAACGTTTTCCAGACCAAAGACATGGAATATGTCAACGTGTCGATGCCATGGATGCCCGATCACTACGCTATGGTCCCTCAGCTAGTGGAGAAGCAACTCAAAACTGAACAG GAGGCCGCTCTGCGTTATGACACAAAGAGTCCTCGCTATCTCCACATCGCCAGCCAAAAAACCAACCGCTGGGGTCACCAGCGCTCCTacaggctgcaggttttcagcttTGTTGGGGACCACCTCCCAGAGAGCCAGGCCGAAGAGAGGGCCATGTCCTGGGCCAG GTATAAGGTTGCTATCACCAAGCACAAGGACTTagagcagaccagcagcagtcTGTACAGTCAAAACAACATCTGGACTCCGGCCATCGACTTCAGCAAGTACATTGAAGACAACGAAAGCATCGAAGACGAG GACCTGGTTGCCTGGGTGACCACTGGGTTCCTCCACATCCCTCACTCTGAGGACATCCCCAACACAGTAACAGTGGGCAACGGGGGTGGGGTCCTGCTGCGGCCCCACAATTACTTTGATGAGGACCCGTCCATCCACTCTGCTGATGGGGTGTACATCAATGTGGGTGCTGAGgacagctgtgaacacaacaggATGGCCTGCCTCGCTCAAGAGACCTGCAGCCCCGTGCTGGAGCCCTTCACTTTCCACGGCTTCGATGGAGTCATGAAGTTTGAGGACTGGACTGAATGA